One window of the Eucalyptus grandis isolate ANBG69807.140 chromosome 8, ASM1654582v1, whole genome shotgun sequence genome contains the following:
- the LOC120287587 gene encoding protein IRX15-LIKE-like, whose protein sequence is MKNVNNSNTRLILLHPYIQKQGSSNRLWLLAFISFLTTAFVVTLIYTREYSTTAVASAATTTFSPTTTAYSNAPLPSTVINTLLHYASKSNDSFRMSYPELKPISDVLRKCSSPCNFLVFGLTHETFLWKALNHNGRTVFIDENRYYAAYVEQKHPEIDAYDVQYTTKMSEMQELMASTREQVRNECRPVQNLLFSECKLAINDLPNHAYEVDWDVILVDGPREEWPNGPGRMSAIFTAGVLARSKKGGNPKTHVFVHDFCGEVERAYSEEFLCRENLVESTEKLGHFVLERMDPSSFQFCGNRTQRLHHPAH, encoded by the coding sequence ATGAAGAATGTCAACAACAGCAACACAAGACTCATCCTCCTCCACCCTTACATCCAGAAGCAAGGAAGCTCCAACCGCCTATGGCTCCTCgccttcatctccttcttgaCCACGGCCTTCGTCGTCACCCTCATTTACACCAGAGAGTATTCCACAACTGCTGTCGCCTCCGCTGCCACCACCACCTTTTCCCCCACCACGACGGCCTATAGCAACGCGCCTCTGCCATCAACCGTCATCAACACCCTCCTTCACTATGCATCCAAGTCCAACGACTCTTTCCGCATGTCCTACCCCGAGCTCAAGCCCATCTCAGACGTCCTGAGGAAATGCTCCTCCCCTTGCAACTTCCTAGTATTTGGCCTCACTCACgagaccttcctctggaaagcCCTCAACCACAACGGCAGGACCGTCTTCATCGACGAGAACCGCTACTACGCCGCATACGTCGAGCAGAAGCATCCCGAGATCGATGCCTACGACGTCCAGTACACGACAAAGATGAGCGAGATGCAGGAGCTCATGGCCTCCACAAGGGAGCAGGTGCGTAACGAGTGCAGGCCCGTGCAGAATCTCCTGTTCTCCGAGTGTAAGCTGGCGATCAACGATCTCCCCAATCATGCCTACGAGGTGGACTGGGACGTCATTCTCGTGGACGGGCCCCGCGAGGAGTGGCCCAACGGACCGGGCCGGATGTCGGCGATATTCACGGCAGGGGTCCTGGCGAGGAGCAAGAAGGGCGGTAACCCGAAGACGCATGTGTTTGTGCATGACTTCTGCGGGGAGGTGGAGAGGGCGTACAGTGAGGAGTTCTTGTGCAGAGAGAACTTGGTGGAGTCGACTGAGAAGCTTGGTCACTTCGTGTTGGAGAGGATGGATCCTAGCAGCTTCCAATTCTGTGGTAACCGCACTCAACGGCTCCATCACCCAGCTCACTAG
- the LOC104429190 gene encoding tRNA-dihydrouridine(16/17) synthase [NAD(P)(+)]-like gives MRRRWAAASSPLPSPAHETQTLRLHPLSLLRRQSPSETRHGRLPLARTSADFHTSSAPPEPPPPPQDLDDDLLCSDPRARDREPADGAPPLPDGSPSRCLSAGSRAERAWAHWAGLGRPRLIVAPMVDNSELPFRMLCRKYGAEAAYTPMLHSRIFTETEKYRSAEFTTCKEDRPLFVQFCANDPDILLEAARRVEPYCDYVDINLGCPQRIARRGNYGAFLMDNLPLVKSLVQKLALNLNVPVSCKIRVFPKLEDTLNYARMLEEAGCSLLAVHGRTRDEKDGKKIRADWSAIKAVKNALNIPVLANGNIRHMDDVESCLQETGADGVLSAETLLENPALFAGYQTADWIVGSEESHKDGHLDQAQLLVEYLKFCEKYPVPWRMIRSHMHKMLGDWFKIHPQVRDELNAQSKLTFEFLYGLVDKLKDLGLRIPLYVKDEDVVRISANGSAT, from the exons ATGCGGCGGCGATGGGCGGCCGCCTCTTCTCCGCTCCCGTCGCCGGCCCATGAGACTCAAACCCTACGgcttcatcctctctctctcctccgccgccAAAGCCCCTCCGAAACCCGCCATGGccgcctccctctcgctcgGACCTCCGCCGATTTCCACACCTCCTCCGCCCCTcccgagccgccgccgccgccccaaGACCTCGACGACGACCTCCTCTGCTCCGACCCACGAGCCCGAGACCGCGAACCGGCCGACGGTGCCCCGCCGCTTCCCGATGGGTCGCCGAGCCGGTGCCTGAGCGCTGGGTCGAGGGCCGAGCGCGCGTGGGCTCACTGGGCGGGGCTCGGGCGGCCGAGGCTGATAGTGGCCCCGATGGTGGACAACTCCGAGCTCCCGTTCCGGATGCTGTGTCGCAAGTATGGCGCCGAGGCGGCCTACACGCCGATGCTCCATTCCAGGATCTTCACCGAGACTGAGAAGTACAGGAGCGCGGAATTCACTACCTGCAAG GAGGATCGCCcattatttgttcaattttgtgcCAATGATCCAGACATTTTGTTGGAAGCTGCACGAAGAGTGGAACCTTATTGTGATTATGTTGATATAAATTTGGG GTGCCCTCAGCGTATTGCTAGGCGAGGAAACTATGGGGCATTCTTGATGGATAACCTTCCTTTGGTAAAATCCCTAGTACAGAAGCTAGCCCTCAACTTGAATGTCCCTGTTTCTTGCAAAATCAGAGTCTTCCCAAAATTGGAGGATACCCTTAACTATGCCCGGATGCTAGAGGAAGCTGGATGCTCTCTTTTAGCTGTCCATGGACGAACAAGAGATGAGAAAGATGGGAAGAAAATTCGTGCGGACTGGTCAGCAATAAAGGCTGTAAAAAATGCTCTAAATATACCAGTCCTCGCCAATGGAAACATACGGCACATGGATGATGTAGAGAGCTGCTTACAAGAAACTGGTGCTGATGGCGTGCTTTCGGCAGAGACTCTTCTAGAGAATCCAGCTCTCTTTGCAGGGTATCAAACTGCTGACTGGATAGTTGGAAGTGAAGAAAGCCACAAAGATGGACATCTGGACCAGGCTCAGTTACTGGTGGAGTATCTCAAGTTTTGCGAAAAATACCCTGTCCCATGGAGGATGATTCGTTCTCACATGCACAAGATGCTGGGAGATTGGTTCAAGATTCATCCGCAGGTGAGAGATGAGCTCAATGCACAGTCGAAACTGACCTTTGAGTTTCTTTATGGTCTGGTCGATAAGCTTAAGGACTTGGGACTAAGAATTCCATTATATGTTAAAGATGAGGATGTAGTAAGGATCTCAGCCAATGGTTCTGCCACTTGA
- the LOC120287110 gene encoding cysteine proteinase COT44-like: protein MAITTAPTVLTALLFLILASAALSDPASIIDYAAKGRTASAPRTDGEVVEMYELWLARHGKAYNGLGEREMRFEVFKDNLRFIDEHNSSQNRTYTLGLNKFADLTNDEYRAMYLGTRSEAKRRVMKSRNASRRYAVRAGDRLPEAVDWRLKGAVNPVKDQGTCGSCWAFSTVAAVEGINQIVTGELISLSEQELVDCDRKHNSGCNGGLMDYAFEFIIKNGGMDTEQDYPYNGIGGKCDASRVNSKVVTIDGYEDVPPYESALKKAVAHQPVSIAIEASGRAFQLYQSGVFTGECGISLDHGVIVVGYGSENGVDYWIVRNSWGTNWGEDGYIRMERNVVDNFFGKCGIVMEPSYPTKTSQNPAKPESRTMTTLEVLEESVLAALS, encoded by the exons ATGGCGATAACAACCGCGCCGACCGTTCTCACCgccctcctcttcctcattcTGGCCTCCGCAGCGCTATCCGACCCCGCGTCCATCATCGACTATGCCGCCAAAGGCCGGACCGCCTCGGCCCCGAGGACCGACGGAGAGGTCGTGGAGATGTACGAGCTCTGGCTCGCGAGGCACGGCAAGGCGTACAACGGCCTCGGCGAGAGGGAGATGAGGTTCGAGGTGTTCAAGGACAACCTGAGGTTCATCGACGAGCACAACAGCTCTCAGAACAGGACGTACACGTTGGGCCTCAACAAGTTCGCCGACCTGACGAACGACGAGTACCGCGCGATGTACTTGGGCACGAGGAGTGAGGCCAAGCGCCGGGTGATGAAGTCCAGGAATGCCAGCAGGCGGTATGCCGTCCGAGCTGGGGACCGGTTGCCTGAGGCGGTGGACTGGCGGTTGAAGGGCGCGGTGAATCCGGTCAAGGATCAAGGAACTTGCG GAAGTTGCTGGGCGTTTTCAACAGTGGCGGCTGTGGAAGGAATAAATCAAATTGTGACGGGTGAATTGATTTCTCTATCAGAGCAAGAGCTGGTGGACTGCGATCGGAAGCACAATTCGGGCTGCAATGGAGGTCTCATGGACTATGCATTCGAATTCATCATCAAGAACGGAGGGATGGACACTGAGCAGGACTACCCTTACAATGGCATCGGCGGAAAGTGTGACGCTTCTAGG GTGAATTCAAAGGTTGTCACGATCGATGGGTATGAAGATGTTCCGCCCTATGAGAGTGCGCTTAAAAAGGCTGTGGCACATCAACCAGTTAGCATCGCCATTGAGGCCAGTGGCAGGGCCTTCCAACTTTACCAATCT GGGGTATTCACTGGCGAATGTGGCATTTCCCTTGACCACGGAGTGATCGTTGTTGGGTATGGAAGCGAAAACGGAGTGGATTACTGGATAGTGAGGAACTCATGGGGCACCAACTGGGGCGAGGACGGTTACATCAGGATGGAACGCAACGTCGTCGACAACTTCTTTGGTAAGTGCGGCATTGTGATGGAACCCTCATACCCCACCAAGACCAGCCAAAACCCCGCGAAACCAGAGTCGAGGACAATGACTACATTAGAAGTCCTTGAAGAGTCTGTTCTGGCTGCTCTAAGCtaa